gccgtccccgcagctggccccaggcgggtgggagccagcggccgtgttgcacagctttgcagctgcccgaaaagacagctttctgaggagcccgtgcctttgcaggcaggtcccagaactctcccggtccctgctcaccaggcaggctgctgcccacacttacgctttcagctcctccaccttggcctgcttgctggccctctccatggctgccatccagtcctcgtagaggtcgacgacgaggagcttggtggggatgcttcgcaggaagtcctgcaatgccaagggctgcaggtgagcctttgaacgctgcaggccagccaggagctcctccagctgcacgtcagaagtgctcaccttcaagatgacggccagcagcagcgcaggctggcTTCCTACGTCGATGTCCTTGCCGCGGTCCAGGGCCTCGCGCAGCTGCCGAAGCTCTGTCCCACCGGCAGCTCTGCGGAATATCCCCTCCGTTGCTGGTCCTTGCTggcgcaggacagccagcagctcctgcaggagaggcaggaggccacTTGCTTGGCTGAAGAACCAAGCGGTGGCAaggaccagagctctgccccagacGTGGTTGCCTAAGCGCCACAAAGGGTCTGGGACCAGAAGCAGgttctgggggtgcagagcccagtgccctgtccccgcagctgctggggacacgcaggccctctccagagcagccggagggagggctggggaccccgtctgtccaggctggcttacctggatgggccggggcagcgtgttgtcctccccacagagggctgccaggggctgcccaaagagcgccctgctgcagctggagcccgcctgccctggcgcctgggcagcggccggggtgcgccgcagggcgaagggccagggcagccccatcctcctcctgctggtgctgctcctgctgctgctccctcctgctgcagaggaaaacagagtaagacaccaccaatggagaccccaggccagcggtcccagcgcctgccctgccctgcgctgccctgccggcagcacggtgctgtgtggtgcggcaggatgggcagggaggcagcagctggaaccgcGGCTGTGGCTCGGAGGTGTTGACTTAGAGGCTCTTGAGAGCCATCGTGCCACGgggtcagcctgtgccagccttcgccctgccctcctgcaagctgcgggcagcagcagaggctccgtGTCCCCGCAGAAGCAtatccagcaggcactgcccagcagttgtCCTTGTCCGTCCAGGTGACATCCTTCCGTGGGCTGCCCAACCTGCATGGCGACACTCGGGGACAAGTGAGCACAGCATTGCAGGAGgttgccttgctttcccaaactcacctggTGCGGGGCAAAGACCCCCtgcgtttgcagatggggccgtCGCAGGCCCTTGCTTGCTatgagcctgcaagaaccaagaatcgggctgtgcttggagagcagccccgcagcagaaagggccaccagcagcctgagcgcggcagagctgggaccctctgccctcccgggctctcttccccatgtggcagggttcctcccagtgtcaccagtcAGAACGTGCTGGcgtgctgctggcttcccaaaactctctgctccctgagtggCACCATCagaccctctgtccctcccgcACAAGCTCACCCCAGTCCCTGCGCATCCCGgcgcagccagaggcaggtgcaaggcagccattctcacctctgcctgtgcctccatcagcctctccaggctcctggcgcgcagtgtcctccactgggcaggaaagaaggaggggaagaaggtgagcagccatggctctgctgctcggctgcaggagcagtgcttggggacagggcccagagcagagagacactcacggcGTGGTGGCGGCTCAGCTCCCtctccaggagcttgatggatgtCAGATGGGTGACGCGGGCTCCCTTGCgtccttctggtgtcctgtgcaccgggaagggagagggagagagctgggtgagccccaagccgtctcttgtctcttgtcaggcagctgtgcccgagagctgctcccagccacgggggcaccttccccagctgggggctgtgttcccccatccatccagcttctcctggtgcatccccccggcttaccccagcagcgtggccacccac
This sequence is a window from Falco peregrinus isolate bFalPer1 chromosome 14, bFalPer1.pri, whole genome shotgun sequence. Protein-coding genes within it:
- the LOC129785700 gene encoding T-cell activation Rho GTPase-activating protein-like, with amino-acid sequence MSCVHYKFSSRLNSDVVTFHGPHISLRDLRRQIMGRERLKATHCDLQVTNAQTMEEYTDDNALIPRHSSVTVRRVPVRGVKATGKTDLGTPEGRKGARVTHLTSIKLLERELSRHHAFGQPLAALCGEDNTLPRPIQELLAVLRQQGPATEGIFRRAAGGTELRQLREALDRGKDIDVGSQPALLLAVILKDFLRSIPTKLLVVDLYEDWMAAMERASKQAKVEELKAVADKLPAANLLLLKRLMALLQHIGHNAATSRMSCSNLAICVGPNL